In Toxoplasma gondii ME49 chromosome VIII, whole genome shotgun sequence, a single genomic region encodes these proteins:
- a CDS encoding hypothetical protein (encoded by transcript TGME49_272660~Signal peptide predicted by SignalP 2.0 HMM (probability 0.999) with cleavage site probability 0.610 at residue 28): protein MQTLKLSRALMPLTVVAFFLLSFSVASCRQGTSPRAGTAGDGETCTETPVISFLPVSGPEHPAGGSQRDDAALEAGARTIPKIHFAHGRARAAQEKPLKVEFPATLGTGYTLVVLDVYRGLDFPLSFRDEIRQKLGGKRGRDAPLTPASEQKEEKQEEKAKTEGETSGEDGDIEDVLFLKVFAEPTKKHGVVVSSPEKSMRSTPSTVETARGKMRRESYYESEISSEVPGDFAVAFALVRPWKLSDQPQVFVALVHFD, encoded by the exons ATGCAGACGCTGAAGCTCTCGAGGGCGCTGATGCCCCTGACTGTTGtggctttttttctgctttccttt TCTGTCGCGAGCTGCAGGCAAGGTACGTCGCCGCGCGCTGGGACTGCGGGGGACGGAGAGACCTGCACAGAGACTCCCGTAATCAGTTTTCTCCCCGTTTCCGGACCGGAGCACCCGGCAGGAGGctcgcagagagacgacgctGCGCTCGAAGCTGGGGCGCGAACGATTCCGAAGATTCACTTCGCTCACGGACGGGCGCGCGCGGCTCAAGAGAAGCCTCTTAAAGTGGAATTTCCTGCGACTCTGGGAACAGGCTACACCCTCGTCGTCTTGGACGTCTACCGCGGCCTCGACTTCCCTCTGAGTTTCAGGGATGAAATCCGACAGAAACTCGGAGGCAAAAGGGGGAGAGACGCTCCACTCACACCGGCGTCcgagcagaaggaggagaagcaagaggagaaagcgaagactgaaggcgagacatcgggagaagatggagatATCGAAgacgtcctcttcctcaagGTTTTCGCGGAACCGACAAAGAAACACGGCGTTGTTGTGTCATCTCCTGAAAAGTCAATGC GCTCCACGCCGTCCACAGTGGAGactgcgagaggaaagatGCGTCGAGAGAGTTACTACGAAAGCGAAATTTCTTCCGAGGTGCCGGGAGACTTTGCGGTCGCCTTCGCCCTTGTGCGTCCGTGGAAGCTCAGCGATCAGCCGCaggtcttcgtcgctctcgtaCACTTCGACTGA
- a CDS encoding 3'5'-cyclic nucleotide phosphodiesterase domain-containing protein (encoded by transcript TGME49_272650~Predicted trans-membrane domain (TMHMM2.0):502-525:585-608:614-637:671-689:695-718:722-745) — translation MNASSKSMRIGFPNGSPGVGDPGMPSPVLPLCQTASHALGNARSQASEGRTDGASDRSISELEKESCQRGHRLEAREASEILAAESAQEEHRSCARKPRASRVEVDTLAESPERPSQAYVPTESLGLGPRRTVPLCSAGSSASAGSWISSGDSVREETRQIRGRDAANKCSTAELSVSVERSCGHHEGTDTATQCVAARPEALCAAFLPAPSPGVSVDSAAAAVGPHCAAEVPVGADRRRRLFAAPFSALPQTDACSRGSATPPSLFSRQPFDTVRSSSSLRDGGNAWTRLLDGCSAHPTSSSSSVSPPVLGSIRTLQQSLPSSDDDTTSARTDTSLTPAKQVWLLPLHGHSLSQSSSSSFREFRVTLGSLTGFRSSDSRTSASGSERRRSKSRGKPQGRSGSLGRDNRRKSELSGRDESLSWIARRWWTRDEDSRWSDSRVRGSVALRAESTSDSRCENNSCATWLCRVVRRLPVAPAQTFCDEDEKRYTEGVLRFSRRRTIPVAVAVVIVSFLYTVPFVLHALQEFVQTPSADRKVFVFFSSRAPPRSPVAAGAAHDAQLDVSAADSALQDVGGKDAFFVVASLVFWLLSLASVLVFAFFAVFGALFVRIEKILCVLTAVNFSALALAECFQALRISSCPPSLFPEQAAAEGGSDADRCAQVHSGLTPELLIIQTFFLIVLDFGFCVRLRISQWLHLCAVSLLLSLAFVYSILLPLPAYLIASLWGQAVIGGFVLGSLHLAALTLETERRRVFLHFEVAKARVAELQERAQTDKHHGKVAVFGLIHTLKQMDACMNELQNLAPEAADVLFQLDALRVQCLDIATSSENFYAVNMNALPTDVRDLLQLETRNAFDGTTFRDTQVLLRDSLSPRKGVLLDLSLGPACGGVSRERRASCSAAVSSTSSRESDRREAIARDPDLTETERRDAERRGMERKATDDRQKKARFLVVPQLVEHELLCHVGILWSLDLFKLDKECNGNALLHVGYQLLAPLLAAGYLTCSREVVLDFLYSLQCLYIDTPYHNQLHAASVAHLAFSICHFLDLFAPLENAPGDAAASQPVFAQYLSLAIAALGHDAGHPGRSNAFLVQTSSTLSVVYNDRSILENYHACLTFYTLSHRKSNIFRGKTVTQYRDVRKKAIELILSTDMSLHFEFLTRVAARRENPDFNFVDREEDRALVLSLAIKVADLGHCALDWEAHTLWSARLKEEFLAQGDEELRLGLPVSPLCDRTQQGQLARSQANFIEFLFLPLAQHLAAVAPDDRFEATVVTRARQNISMWEGAQDEVDQASAK, via the exons ATGAATGCCTCGTCGAAGTCGATGAGAATCGGCTTTCCAAATGGAAGCCCTGGGGTTGGGGACCCTGGGATGCCGTCCCCGGTTCTCCCCCTGTGTCAAACCGCGTCGCACGCCCTCGGAAATGCCCGCAGCCAAGCAAGCGAAGGACGCACTGACGGTGCGAGCGACCGGAGCATTTCTgaactcgagaaagagagttGTCAACGAGGACACCGTCTCGAAGCCAGAGAGGCTTCGGAAATCCTCGCTGCCGAGTCTGCTCAAGAGGAACATCGTTCCTGCGCGAGAAAACCTCGCGCATCCCGCGTCGAGGTGGACACTTTGGCAGAGTCGCCCGAAAGGCCCAGCCAGGCGTATGTCCCGACGGAGAGTCTGGGTCTCGGTCCGCGGCGGACTGTGCCGCTTTGTTCTGCTGGTTCGTCCGCTTCTGCAGGGAGTTGGATTTCTTCCGGGGACAGCGTCCgcgaagaaactcgacaGATCCGAGGCAGGGACGCCGCCAACAAATGCTCGACCGCAGAACTTTCCGTCAGTGTGGAGCGGTCGTGCGGCCACCACGAGGGCACTGACACCGCAACTCAGTGTGTGGCTGCTCGGCCGGAGGCTCTCTGCGCGGCGTTCCTTCCCGCTCCGTCGCCGGGCGTATCCGTGGACTCCGCTGCCGCGGCAGTCGGGCCGCACTGCGCTGCAGAAGTTCCTGTTGGTGCCGACCGCCGGCGGCGACTGTTCGCAGCGCCTTTCTCCGCGCTCCcgcagacagacgcatgctcgCGGGGCTCCGCCACACCCCCGTCGCTGTTCAGCCGCCAGCCGTTCGACACTGTTCGGTCCAGCTCTTCGCTGCGAGACGGCGGGAACGCGTGGACGAGGCTTCTCGACGGCTGCTCCGCGCACCCGACGAGCAGCTCGTCGTCGGTTTCCCCGCCGGTCTTGGGGAGCATCCGGACGCTGCAGCAGTCGCTTCCgagcagcgacgacgacACGACGTCCGCTCGCACAGATACGAGCCTCACGCCCGCCAAGCAGGTCTGGCTGCTCCCGCTCCACGGGCACTCGCTGTCGCAGAGCAGCAGTTCTTCGTTCCGGGAGTTCCGCGTGACGCTCGGCAGTTTGACTGGCTTCCGGTCCTCGGACTCGCGGACGAGTGCGAGCGGCAGCGAGCGGCGGCGGTCGAAGTCCCGCGGGAAGCCTCAGGGACGCAGCGGAAGCCTCGGCCGAGACAATCGGCGGAAGTCGGAGCTCTCGGGCCGAGACGAAAGCCTGTCGTGGATTGCCAGGCGTTGGTGGACTCGCGACGAGGACTCGAGGTGGAGTGACAGCCGAGTCCGCGGCAGCGTGGCTCTCCGAGCTGAGTCCACCTCGGATTCCCGCTGCGAGAATAACAGCTGTGCGACTTGGCTTTGCCGGGTCGTCAGACGCCTGCCCGTCGCCCCCGCCCAGACGTTctgcgacgaagacgagaaacgatACACAGAAGGcgtcctccgcttctcccgGCGCCGCACAATCCCGGTGGCCGTCGCGGTAGTgatcgtctctttcctctacACCGTACCATTCGTCCTCCACGCCTTGCAGGAGTTCGTCCAGACGCCGTCAGCAGACAGGAAGGTCTTTGTATTCTTCTCGTCGCGGGCGCCGCCGCGGAGTCCAGTCGCGGCCGGCGCAGCGCACGACGCACAGCTCGATGTCTCCGCGGCTGACTCGGCTCTGCAGGACGTCGGTGGCAAGGACGCGTTCTTTGTGGTTGCGAGCCTGGTCTTTTGGCTGCTTTCTCTGGCCTCGGTTCTCGtgtttgccttcttcgcagtcTTCGGCGCATTATTCGTCCGGATCGAAAAGATTCTCTGCGTGCTGACGGCAGTGaatttctctgctctcgcccTCGCCGAGTGCTTCCAGGCGCTGCGCATCTCCTCCTGTCCACCCTCGCTCTTTCCGGAGCAGGCAGCCGCAGAAGGAGGTTCCGACGCCGACCGTTGCGCCCAAGTTCACTCAGGGCTCACCCCCGAGTTGCTCATCATTCAGACCTTCTTTCTGATCGTCCTCGACTTTGGCTTTTGCGTCCGCCTCCGGATCTCTCAGTGGCTGCACCTCTGCGCcgtgtcgctgcttctctcgctcgccttcGTGTACTCGATCCTCCTGCCGCTCCCCGCGTACCTCATCGCCTCGCTCTGGGGACAGGCCGTGATCGGCGGCTTCGTCCTCGGGAGTCTCCACCTCGCGGCGCTCACcctcgagacagagagaagaagagttttTTTGCACTTCGAGGTGGCCAAGGCCCGGGTCGCTGAGCTTCAGGAGCGCGCTCAAACCGACAAACACCATGGAAAAGTCGCCGTCTTCGGACTCATCCACACCCTGAAGCAGATGGACGCCTGCATGAACGAACTGCAGAACCTCGCTCCCGAAGCCGCG GACGTCTTGTTTCAGCTGGATGCCCTCCGGGTCCAGTGTCTAGACATCGCGACAAGCTCCGAAAACTTCTACGCAGTCAATATGAACGCGCTGCCGACGGACGTTCGCGATCTCCTGCAGCTCGAAACTAGAAACGCCTTCGATGGAACCACGTTCAGAGACACTCAAGTTCTCCTGAGAGACAGCCTCTCTCCAAG aaaaggagTTCTTCTCGACTTGTCTCTCGGGCCAGCGTGCGGTGGAGTTTCGAGGGAACGTCGAGCGTCCTGCTCggcagctgtctcttctACCTCGAGCAGAGAGTCGGACCGAAGGGAGGCCATCGCGAGGGATCCGGACCTCactgagacagagagaagagacgcggagaggcgagggatggagaggaaggctACCGACGAccggcagaagaaggcgaggttTCTGGTAGTTCCACAACTCGTGGAGCACGAGCTTCTTTGCCACGTTGGAATCCTCTGGTCACTCGACCTTTTTAAACTCGACAAGGAATGCAACGGAAAC GCTCTCCTCCACGTGGGCTATCAGCTCCTGGCTCCTTTGCTGGCTGCCGGATACTTGACCTGCTCGCGCGAAGTTGTCCTTGATTTCCTCTACTCGCTCCAGTGTCTGTACATAGACACACCGTACCACAACCAGCTCCACGCGGCTTCTGTCGCACATTTGGCATTCTCGATTTGTCACTTTCTGGACTTGTTTGCGCCTCTGGAGAACGCGCCGGGGGACGCCGCCGCCTCTCAGCCTGTGTTTGCTCAgtacctctctctcgctaTCGCCGCTCTCGGCCACGACGCGGGACATCCAGGGAGGAGTAATGCGTTCCTAGTGCAGACGTCGTCGACACTCTCTGTGGTGTACAACGATCGGTCGATTCTGGAGAACTACCACGCGTGTTTGACGTTTTATACACTCTCGCACCGCAAGTCAAACATTTTTCGCGGGAAGACAGTAACGCAGTACAGAGACGTCCGCAAGAAGGCGATTGAGCTGATTCTCTCGACAGATATGAGTCTGCACTTTGAGTTTCTGACGCGGGTGGCGGCGCGCCGCGAGAATCCCGACTTCAACTTCGTCGACCGAGAGGAAGATCGAGCTCTCGTTCTTTCCCTGGCGATCAAGGTGGCGGATCTGGGGCACTGTGCACTCGACTGGGAGGCGCATACACTCTGGTCGGCCAGACTGAAGGAGGAGTTCCTCGCgcaaggcgacgaagaactcCGACTTGGGCTCCCCGTATCGCCGCTGTGCGACAGGACCCAGCAGGGTCAGCTGGCAAGGAGTCAGGCAAACTTCATCGAGTTTCTGTTCCTCCCTCTCGCGCAACACCTCGCGGCCGTGGCGCCCGACGACCGATTCGAGGCGACGGTCGTCACGCGCGCGCGACAGAACATCTCGATGTGGGAAGGGGCGCAAGACGAAGTCGACCAGGCAAGCGCAAAGtaa
- a CDS encoding hypothetical protein (encoded by transcript TGME49_272645), which translates to MQLNPEAQKTRFSRRDSLNSQFVGFYVLVRALHSRKTARTRQIVDSTVYDLEMRVRQSQATASLCPRRSSSLLAVLFDFKLSLWQSNLELKYPQW; encoded by the exons ATGCAGCTGAATCCGGAGGCACAGAAAACTCGTTTTTCAAGGCGAGATTCCCTCAATTCACAATTCGTTGGGTTTTATGTGCTGGTCCGCGCGCTTCACTCGCGAAAAACCGCACGAACCCGTCAAATTGTCGACTCCACAGTCTACGATCTAGAGATGCGCGTGCGTCAATCGCAAGCAACAG CTTCCCTGTGCCCTCGCAgatcgtcttctctgttggcCGTCTTGTTCGATTTCAAACTATCGCTGTGGCAAAGCAACCTCGAACTCAAGTATCCGCAGTGGTGA
- a CDS encoding eukaryotic initiation factor-2B, epsilon subunit, putative (encoded by transcript TGME49_272640) → MDDSAAGAPMPGEEGLGALSRSSFVDRMRRVTSAPAPSRASSFVARALSAFSLGSPGSARREQKQEGATGSPVSSSFAFTPDQTKAASVSRKASACVPERLSTLSSASLSVGELPSLLRAFSLPEERLNFDPLAEDIPPALLPVCGVPLVVFALDFLARNGATDIFVLLKNNREGQEIQKVVQEQQPLLQRRFASRLQSLQILAVFVSPTVETLGDALRDFDSRVNFSKDFLLLSATTFIVGDIHEALASHRERRSRGRRTSLQTGEQLVTQILCSLPVVSPHRHLSDDRAIVLNGETKEVVKCVSLRSRDSAGLDEVCLLRAPSDDSSGHLEVHYDLVDAGVYICSPKVLKIFRYSFDFQSMTKDFIPAVVHRDIKLHAVFAHILKEKASCSEYKPFAAQVSDPRSYFAACQSVVDRWLYPIVPEVLSIFLGQAKLKYKGAGTYQADSVVVGSRSEVGALSVVEDSTEIGEDSSVRSSFLGSGCRIGKGVVVEGSILLDHVHVADGAVIRDSLLFPFASVKRGAEVARGCLLGKHVILGEERSLPPFTRIHLPLGDHSEKGSQATADAPASSVAVVGGDGRGVVVSREQKDTGNLRILLTSPGASIAPAVDLPVPKFTRNPGEDESNADQLLSCATFPVSLKGLPALENVAVSSFSDGLDEKLFSLCLSFLRSSSFEEQQRCRAAVEEYLAAQNFFADKTNLSFPARHALRAFLFQLASLGATNPEVWRRYVAEHRVDSLFAAVLPVDHMSAAAFFPLWSECLMFCQQSAFYLPVRSHGSQDAAGSQPGVIVNPLYGPAAFCSVVETMQASDLLECEISLPLWFAAMKRRPQGVEGACAEYLNNPRLVAFCEWLAHE, encoded by the exons ATGGACGACAGCGCTGCGGGAGCTCCGATGCCCGGGGAAGAAGGCCTCGGcgccctctctcgctcttccttcgttgACAGAATGAGGAGAGTCACCTCTGCTCCTGCACCCTCGCGCGCCTCGTCGTTTGTTGCGCGAGCTCtttccgcgttttctcttggATCTCCTGGATCCGCGCGAAGGGAACAGAAGCAAGAAGGTGCAACAGGAAGTCcagtctcctcctcttttgcCTTCACACCCGATCAGACGAAGGCTGCGAGTGTCTCCCGCAAAGCCTCAGCCTGCGTGCCGGAGAgactctccactctctcgtCTGCAAGCCTCAGCGTTGGTGAGcttccgtcgcttcttcgcgcgttctctcttccagaagagagactgaaCTTCGACCCTCTCGCAGAGGACATTCCTCCCGCGCTGCTGCCTGTGTGTGGGGTGCCGCTTGttgtcttcgctctcgactTCCTAGCCAGGAACG GCGCCACAGACATTTTCGTTCTGTTGAAAAACAACCGAGAAGGCCAAGAAATTCAGAAAGTGGTGCAGGAACAGCAGCCTCTCCTTCAGCGCAGATTTGCGAGTCGCTTACAGTCTCTGCAGATTCTGGCTGTTTTCGTTTCGCCGACTGTCGAGACACTCGGGGACGCGCTGAGAGACTTTGACTCACGCGTCAATTTTTCCAAAG ATTTTCTGCTGTTGTCTGCGACGACATTCATCGTGGGAGACATCCACGAGGCCCTTGCGAGTCACCGTGAGCGACGatcgagaggaaggcgaacatCTCTGCAGACCGGCGAACAACTTGTGACACAAATTTTGTGTTCCCTTCCTGTTGTTTCACCTCACCGACACCTCTCCGATGACCGGGCCATTGTTCTCAACggggaaacgaaagaagtcGTAAAATGTGTGTCTCTACGTTCCAGAGACTCCGCTGGTCTAGACGAagtctgccttcttcgggCTCCC AGCGACGATAGTTCTGGACACCTGGAGGTGCACTATGACCTAGTCGACGCAGGAGTGTACATTTGCTCGCCGAAAGTTCTGAAAATTTTCCGCTATTCCTTCGACTTCCAGTCGATGACAAAAGATTTCATTCCCGCCGTTGTTCACCGCGATATCAAACTCCACGCTGTCTTTGCTCACATTCTCAAA GAGAAAGCCTCTTGCTCCGAATACAAGCCGTTCGCCGCGCAGGTCTCCGATCCGCGGTCGTATTTCGCTGCATGCCAAAGTGTGGTTGACAGGTGGTTGTACCCCATCGTCCCTGAGGTTCTTTCAATTTTCCTCGGGCAGGCGAAGCTCAAATACAAGGGAGCAGGCACTTACCAG GCCGACTCGGTGGTGGTTGGAAGTCGCAGCGAAGTCGGGGCTCTGAGCGTGGTTGAGGACTCCACAGAGATCGGAGAGGACTCTTCCGTTCGATCTTCCTTCCTGGGCTCTGGCTGTCGAATCGGCAAAGGAGTGGTTGTTGAAGGATCGATTCTGCTGGACCACGTGCATGTCGCAGATGGCGCCGTGATTCGCGACTCACTGCTCTTCCCTTTCGCTTCGGTCAAGAGAGGAGCGGAAGTCGCCCGgggctgtctcctcggcaaACATGTGATCTTGGGAGAAGAGCGATCTCTTCCGCCCTTCACCCGCATTCACCTGCCTCTCGGCGACCACTCGGAGAAAGGATCGCAGGCGACGGCCGACGCGCCTGCGTCCAGTGTCGCCGTCGTCGGCGGAGACGGCAGAGGCGTCGTTGTTTCAAGggaacagaaagacacaggaaaTCTACGGATCCTCCTCACCTCACCCGGGGCTTCTATCGCTCCAGCTGTCGATCTACCTGTACCCAAGTTCACCCGAAACCCAGGAGAGGACGAGTCTAACGCAGACCAA ctcctgAGTTGTGCGACATTTCCAGTGTCGTTGAAAGGTCTTCCTGCGTTGGAGAATGTGGCAGTTTCGAGCTTCAGCGACGGTCTAGATGAAAAgctgttttctttgtgtttGAGCTTTTTGCGGAGTTCCTCTTTTGAGGAGCAACAGCGTTGCCGGGCCGCTGTTGAAGAGTACCTGGCTGCCCAAAACTTCTTCGCAGATAAGACGAATCTGAGCTTCCCCGCCAGGCATGCTCTGCGAGCTTTCTTGTTTCAGTTGGCCTCACTCGGGGCAACGAATCCGGAG GTTTGGAGGCGGTACGTCGCTGAGCACCGAGTCGACTCACTGTTCGCCGCGGTTTTGCCGGTGGATCACATGAGTGCGGcggcgttttttcctctttggTCAGAATGCCTTATGTTCTGCCAGCAATCTGCATTTTACTTGCCTGTGCGAAGTCACGGGTCTCAGGACGCCGCAGGATCACAGCCGGGTGTGATTGTAAATCCTCTCTACGGGCCTGCAGCTTTCTGTTCTGTCGTAGAAACCATGCAGGCCTCAGATTTGCTCGAGTGCGAAATTTCGTTGCCTCTTTGGTTTGCGGCGATGAAGAGAAGGCCCCAGGGCGTAGAGGGCGCTTGTGCCGAGTACCTCAACAACCCGCGGCTGGTCGCGTTCTGCGAGTGGCTGGCCCACGAATAA
- a CDS encoding U6 snRNA-associated Sm family protein LSm8, putative (encoded by transcript TGME49_272630) has translation MAQVLQTLVDQKVEIVTVDGRVFVGTLKGFDQSTNLILDKCEERIYSVDAAVEQIALGLYLIRGDNIAVVGEVDVEVDESIQLSSVRAAPLKPVRFCFLSVSFYFRHFSRSRSSPRSRKGPCMFWSRLG, from the exons ATGGCGCAGGTGCTTCAGACTCTCGTTGACC aaAAAGTTGAAATTGTCACTGTCGACGGACGCGTGTTTGTCGGCACTCTGAAAGGCTTTGACCAAAGTACAAACTTGATTCTGGACAAGTGCGAAGAAAGAATTTACAGCGTAGATGCCGCAGTCGAACAGATTGCGCTCGGCCTCTATCTTATTCGAGGCGATAACAT CGCGGTCGTCGGAGAGGTCGATGTGGAGGTAGATGAGAGCATTCAGCTGTCGTCGGTTCGTGCAGCTCCTCTCAAGCCAGTacgtttctgctttctttccgTCTCCTTTTATTTTCGTCATTTTTCCAGATCGCGTTCTTCACCGAGGAGCAGGAAAGGTCCGTGCATGTTTTGGTCTCGACTTGGCTAG
- a CDS encoding hypothetical protein (encoded by transcript TGME49_272620) — protein sequence MILPSSWKLPNPVSSQPSEQISDTSYAAESNATERPLVDYLHLGDLKNGFKTQPSETMSMLLQAEGGQRAFASVSPSLRHAHSTKPVAIISSSGVPFHSGAGSVAARAVLNQERGTFHKNRKEYPVYYTKQSLSGRRYASKLLPYTQRTNTGKERSRRQVTHSDPAHTAEATPVDSASIESASSRLSFSSALCFDCKQERHVLAADTAAGLPPRNRSAENSDDTSAFPLLFSWNGRSSSSKNTASPQLSATSNASQHLNTELADQLQRWIAKAQSGSAVFHQLAGPPERRKIGMGVEKKQQIEKPLRADIFSTLISQEDILRATVGVYRTIYLWQLLDRNDRNSTDSTGLPSFHSPCSWQGSRTFPNTVTEARRTSSSRLSSEDKNLGKQFGTTAFYVEPDASETSSVPAAPAFGDAYSQTVSSSPPGSQEFPRLSCDQSGTEHLPVWMATQMHLAHKRGEPLNPQYVQSSPDVWLLPFVFLRWLDMWKRQVTLQEEASRAGMEFSQEEKMLGDDEQRSTSAPVARQTDVQEGHGSDARAPDDKKGMKKRFLRKSSRQG from the coding sequence ATgattcttccttcttcctggaaACTGCCGAATCCTGTATCATCTCAGCCATCTGAGCAAATTAGCGACACCTCTTACGCTGCAGAAAGTAACGCAACGGAACGGCCGCTGGTCGATTACTTACATTTGGGGGACTTGAAAAATGGTTTCAAAACCCAGCCCAGCGAGACTATGAGCATGCTTCTTCAAGCAGAAGGGGGTCAAAGAGCCTTTGCATCTGTCTCACCGTCGCTGCGACATGCGCACTCGACCAAACCGGTCGCAATTATTTCGTCTTCAGGCGTTCCTTTTCACTCTGGAGCTGGTTCTGTTGCGGCGCGTGCGGTGCTGAATCAAGAACGTGGCACCTTCCACAAAAACCGGAAGGAATATCCAGTTTATTACACGAAGCAAAGTCTGTCTGGCAGACGATATGCTTCGAAGTTACTACCGTACACCCAGCGCACAAATACTGGCAAGGAACGAAGTAGAAGGCAGGTCACACATAGTGACCCGGCACACACGGCGGAAGCGACTCCAGTTGATTCGGCTTCCATAGAAAGCGCGTCTAGTCggttgtctttttcttcagctttGTGTTTCGATTGTAAGCAAGAGCGCCACGTGCTAGCAGCCGATACTGCAGCGGGGTTGCCGCCAAGAAATCGATCGGCAGAAAACTCAGACGATACTTCAGCGTTCCCGTTGCTCTTCAGTTGGAACGGTCGAAGTTCAAGTTCCAAAAACACAGCTTCTCCACAGCTCTCTGCGACCTCGAATGCGAGTCAGCATCTGAACACCGAACTTGCGGACCAGCTCCAGCGGTGGATTGCCAAGGCGCAATCAGGTTCTGCCGTATTTCACCAGCTTGCAGGTCCGCCAGAACGGCGAAAAATCGGGATGGGTGTTGAGAAAAAGCAGCAGATTGAGAAGCCACTACGTGCGGATATCTTCAGCACTCTGATCTCCCAAGAAGATATTTTAAGGGCCACAGTCGGAGTCTACCGCACCATCTACCTTTGGCAGCTCTTAGACCGGAATGACAGAAACTCCACAGATTCCACCGGCCTTCCGTCCTTCCACTCCCCCTGTAGTTGGCAAGGCAGCAGAACGTTTCCTAATACTGTCACAGAAGCGCGAAGGACCTCGTCCAGTCGCCTCTCTTCCGAAGACAAGAATCTTGGCAAACAATTCGGAACAACCGCTTTTTACGTTGAGCCAGACGCATCTGAGACATCTTCCGTTCCCGCGGCACCTGCGTTTGGTGATGCATACTCGCAAACGGTTTCGTCGAGTCCTCCCGGCAGTCAGGAATTTCCCAGGCTTTCCTGTGACCAGTCAGGCACTGAGCATCTGCCAGTCTGGATGGCGACGCAGATGCATCTAGCCCACAAAAGGGGGGAACCTCTGAATCCTCAGTACGTGCAAAGCTCGCCAGATGTGTGGTTACTCCCTTTTGTGTTTCTGAGGTGGCTGGACATGTGGAAGCGCCAGGTAACGCTTCAGGAAGAGGCATCGCGTGCCGGCATGGAATTCTCCCAAGAGGAGAAAATGCTCGGAGACGACGAGCAGCGAAGCACCTCGGCACCCGTGGCTCGGCAAACTGACGTTCAAGAGGGCCACGGTAGCGACGCGAGGGCACCTGACGACAAAAAGGGGATGAAAAAAAGATTTCTACGAAAGAGTTCTCGACAAGGCTGA